cttggataaatttgcttcagggtctgtatgacagactaatcTACAATGTTCTAGCAGTTTAATGATCTCTCCAAACTTCCTGCTCATTTATAATGGTATGTCTATACAAGAGAATGAAGTCAGTATTTATACTACAGAACACTTTCTACATATTTCTTTATAATATCAGTTCTTTATCACTTATTTATACACTGCAGATGCTTGACTTGAGAAGTTTAATTTTCAACTTCGAACATTTTCAAGTTTTAAAGAGCAATTTTTctgaataaacagaatattttcatttcaagtgattgtttctttattgtttacatttatagGTTTATAGATGTTTTGGAACctcaaacaagcaaacataaTAAGATGACTGAAACCCTTAGTCCAAAACCTATCAAGTCTCTATGTGACGAATAACACTGGTCCCTTTTCCTTACGGTATATGAAGAGATAAAAATTAAAATGGATTCTATGAGGTTGATGTTGGCAGCGGTGGTAGTCGAGAGCATTCTGTGTATGACTGCATATAGATCTGTCCATCTGTTCCATctggaacaaaacaaaaaaagtgTGAAACATGTACCAAGAGCACTGATGGTCAAATTGTCTTAtctaatgtttgttttgtttgaaatctGACACCTCAATCCATCAATGTGATGGTCACCtaaaaataatcaaataatcAGAATCATTGCTACATTGTACTTCAATTTAACTGGATCCTGACATCattaagggaagcaactctgtacAAAGAACTGATACATATTGCATCTGTATGTAGCTATGGTTACAGAAATGATGGAACACCTAGACTTGATAGGATTGATGAAAATGTCAGAACAGGTCTGTAGAGATCAGAGGATGGGTAATTTGTCCCAGAAGGACATCTAATGCTGACTGAGCAAGTATGGTTTCATGCCGGTTTTAACATCACAccagggaacaccagaactgggcttcacacattgtacccccatggggaatcaaaccagtaTCTTCAGCATGAAGAGAGAACACATTAGATTAACCACAAGGCTTTAAGCCACCGCTTTAAATAAGGTCAAGTCACATGCAGATTGTGTGATCAGCATTCTAGAAATTGGTGAGTCAATAATAAAACATGATTTTTTGAACAACCTCTTGTTTATTGCACAGagtgacatttcagtgtagattcTGTCACCATGTACAGGCTAAACCCAGCATAAGCATCTACACAAAGATATCACTCTAAGCATTAAACAAAAACTCATTATACCTAACTCATATGCTTTGTCATAAGTCTAATGCAGCCATCCTACCATCAATAAACATACATCTatatcaatttttttttcaaatgacaaGACTGAAACATAGGACATGAGGctaaaatgaaagaaaagttTCTCATCAAATATGATCTCATTCTCAGAATGCTATTTTGCAGCAACAGATTTCTCAGCAACAGATGTCTCATCTTACGACAAATATGCCCCTCGGAAGCTGTGATACTGTTATATATGGTACAACCAACTGTGTCATCAAATCAGTGAGCGTCTTACCAGCGTGCATGGAAACAGATCTGATGCCTCCCACAACATAACCTAGAAATGAGCAGTTCAAAGACCTCTACAATCAGCTGTAGACTTCCTTCTGATTGTATTGCAAATGATCCAGGAAATATGATTTTGTAATCTCTTCCAAAATGACATATTCGTCTTAAAGTAATTGTGGAATATTTGATACACATAAAAGAAAGCAAGCGCAAATGATTTCTATATTTTTATAAGAATTTTTATAAATCTGTCATAACAGCTGTCatatgaggtgaggtgaaaagGGAGTTTACCATTGTACTTAGGAATATGAAGTTCATATGACtacaggtgtgcatgtgtatgtgtacgatATATTTAATctggaaaatgttttgaatttgaCTGTCCTGCTTGAAATTCACTTAAAAGCCTTTGATTTGCAACCATACCTCCTCTGctgaagaaaacatatcataTTTCTTTCTCAAAGATTAACATTTGTATTCCTGAGTCACAGCTTCGACACATAACTCTATGTTTACAATTTCACCTTGTGTAATAACTAATATTGTTAATTTCAGCATCAGGGAAAGAATGTAGTTTTCACAAATCTAACTAGAACTATGTGATACACCAGTATTCTTGGCGGACAGCCAAAGAAACATCTATTATCAATTTTCAGTATGCATGGGCTAATGCATCCTTTGATCTCATCTTAACATATTAACAGTTCATTTATCTTGAACAATGGTTTATATGTATGATGTCTGTATTGCCCTTCAAAATGAACAGGGTATAAAATCTTTATCTTATCCAAATAAACTGCATCTTGTTGgttattttatcaatattctatTACAAGCTGTTTGACAGGACAAGTTGTGTGAATTTGGTTGCAAGCTTGTCTGACTTATCTGAGTGTAGGATAACCTTTGTAACTCCCAATCACAGTCTCATAGAGAAGACTTGGAACTAGAAAAAAACTGCAATTTTTGTGATAGTgccaaaacacattaataacaCCTTCATCTGCTTATACACTCTACCTCATGTAAATAAACACTGGGACTTGGTCAGATCTAATCTACTCCACAATTAAAGGACCATCGGCAAACCAGTTATCATTGCTATACTGTCAGGGACTGAATTACTGTAAGAATGCTTTTCCATTCTCATTCCTTTCATCACAAGATGAATCAGAAGAAGAATAAGTATCAAGAGAAGAAATATCAGAAAAGGAAGAATCAGAAAAAGAAGTATCAAGAGGGAAAGAAGCATCAGAGGCAGAAGTAGCAGAGGAAGAAGAGTCAGAAGGAGAATAAGTGTCAAGAGGAGAAATATCAGAAAAGACATCAGAAGAAGCAAGAGAGGGAGAACTTCAGGAGAAGAAACATCAAGAGAAGAAGCATGAGAAGGAGCATCAGAAAGAGACGCATAAGAAAGAGAAGCATCAGGAGAAGAAACATCAGAAGAAGCATCAGAAGGAAAAGCATCAGGAGAAGAAACATCAGAAGAAGAAACATCAAAGGGAGAAACATCAGAAGGAGAAGCATCAGAAGGAGAAGCATCAGGAGAAGAAGCATCAGGAGAAGCATCAAAAGGAGAAGAATCAGAAGAAACAACAGAGGGAGAAGTATCAGGAGAAGAAACATCAGGAGGAGCATCAGAAGGAGAAGCATCAGAAGGAGAAGCATCAGGAGAAGAAGCATCAAAGGGAGAAACATTAGGAGAAGCATCAAAAGGAGAAGAATCAGAAGAAACAACATCAGGAGGAGTATCAGGAGAAGAAACATCAGGAGGAGCATCAGAAGGAGAAGCATCAGAAGGAGAAGCATCAGAAGGAGAAAAAGCAGAAGAAAATATTTACTACAACTAGAAGTGTCAGAGCAAGAAgcttttttaacaatttttcaAATAATGTCTCAGTTGGCGTGACACATGGCCTCCAATGAAGTGAACAATCTTACCATTCCACTATACTATTTCAAATGATCAAATAAATGCAACATTGCGTGGGGAGAAGATGGATCAGAGTAGGACACATATGAATGGATAAATGTAAACTGTTCACTTTAGATCACCGTATGTAAATTGTTCTTACTGCCTCAGAATGATTTAATTTTCTTGCAACAGAACTGAATAAAACCCACAAAACAGAAATTGCAATATTGCACAGAGTAATTCAGTCtaaaatatctttcagtatTGCAAGCATTACCAATACAGTGTATCAAAGAACTAGAGAGGCAAGagtttaaaacatgtttaagtATTTGCTTGGATATGAAAGAGTTCTGGTTTGTTAGAGACATGTGTGCATGGTGTTGGTTTATGTTGCTGTAATGGCATTACATTCTGTATAATACTGAGCCTTGGAGAAGAAGACAGATGGTTGACGATATGGACACTGATCTACACTATCAAGGCATAACAGCACAAAGGTCAGGTCCATCCTCAACACCCTTAGCGAGTGTGTGAGTTTTATGccggtttcagcaatattccagcaatatcatgacaagggacaccagataCCAGATACTATAAACCTTGTACATGTTTACCCATGAAGTGAGTAGGTGATAATGATTTTATAACACAAGAGTgagaatttgtgtattttgaatttatgaGTGGAGTGTTTGAATTCTGAAAACTGGCATATTACTCATAGCAAATTTGCAACAAATACCATAATTCTGTGACAGTTAGCAGCTttgtgtgagtgaatatggttttatgccattcTTGACAATATGCCAGGAGTATCCAagcaggggacaacagaaatgtgaTTCACACACTGCACTAATGTGGGGAAGAAAACTTTTTTCAGCATGCTAAGCAAACGCTTTGATCACaaggctaacccaccgccctagtatatatggatgacagtTTTGAGAAATGGTTTCATGTATGAGAGCATGTCAGTCAGATATTCAGTATTGTACTTGCATATTGTGAATGACATGGCACCTGCAGCGATTAAGGATGgttagatacaatgtgtgacttGAGTCACAGGACATCACGACATGACACTGTTTGGCtatactatcaaccactggtttgcaaTGCACATTATAGCAGATGGCCTATAAAACAATTTATACAACATTGTGTTATACTGTATGGTAACTTTAAATGTGCTGTGTAACTGTAAAGGTGAACATATCATTATTAAAGACTCTGATCTGTGACCTAGCTTCTTTAACAAGGCTTGCTATGTCGATGCCATGTGCGCTGAGGAAGGTATTTATGATAGTGTTAAAATGTCTTGATCAAACTGGCAAGATCAGGCGAGCACTTTTCATCTGTTTACTGGCCCAATTCCAACCAACCCCTCTCTCTGGCACACATGCTATTGCTTTTTAAATTCAGGAATTGTCTGGGACACAAGAGTTTTTGGCAGTCTTATACCATGATGACTAAGGCGAGGGTTTCTGTAAAGCATTTAGCGCCAGCTTTTGTAGCTTCTGTGAAACCTTTACCTTCATTTCTGTTCTAAACTTAAAACATGCTGAAATTGTATCACTACTGACTTGAATATtgcatcagtcatcaaatatattattatttcaaaaacaaaccaacgtCATAAATTCTATTATTGCCTTCAGAGTCATATTGTAACTGAAGAATGTGTAACAAAATACCTCAATTTAACCAGTGATTAATGATAACCTATCAACTCATATCCTGTACAATCCACTTTCAGATATAACCTGCTGTTTCCACTTTCTGACATCGTAACCTGTATCCTCCACTTTCTGATATCATAACCTGTATCCTCCTCTTTCTGATATCAAAACCTGTACCTTCAACTTTCTGATATCAGATGCATCCTAGACTTTTTGATACTCGCACCCTCCACTTTCTGACTCCATAACCTGTAGTCTCCTTTTTCTGATATCATAACCTGTACTCTCCACTTTCTGATATCAAAACCTGTACCATCCACTTCTGGGATTATAAACTCCAGCTTCCAATTTCGGCTATCATAACCTATAGCCTCAACTTTCTTATATAACCATTACCTGCGACTTTCTCACATCATAATCTGTACCCTCTACTTTCTGATATAACCTGTAGCCTCCACTTCTGAGATCATAACCTGTATCCTGCACTTTCTGATATCATAAACTGTAGCATCCACCTTCTGATATCATAACCTATAGCTTCCACTTTCCAGTATCATCGCCTGTACCCTCCAGTTTCTGGTATCATTCAGCAAATTGCATGAAAAGTTGTAAGAAATCATGATTCAACATAAAAACATGATGATAATATCACTGATCCAGTACAAAAAAATTATCAATCTCCAGAGGTTTCTTCTATAATGTCTTATCAGTTTTTACTAATTTATCAATGTTAGTGTTTGATTTCACACTGATGAAACTGgttcaaatgatatttgtgaGAAATATCTGATCACTAGGTAAATCTTTATGGAGGCGCTGAAGGGTAAATGAAAAAGACTGAAGTACTCAAGTTTctaaacccaaatcaaatgtgtgTACCAACATTCAGTGTTCTGGTAGATATACCACACATTTATATACTGTCATTTCTTGGCATAATTTTATTATGAAACTTTGGTTTCTCTCCCCTGTCTTTAACATAAGTGTAGTATCTGCCCTGGTCAAGTACCCCTTGACATTGTGCTCTATCTCTACCCATGGTCACACCCATTGATATTGCTCCATTGATCAAATGACAGCTGTACAGAATGCCTGACATTAAATTTATGATGGGTGCATGGTAGGACCAGTTACAATTCACtatgcagagttgcatcccttgtgcACACAAGAACCCTAGGACCATGGATGAAAAATCCTGGTTCCATActcttgtgtttcaggttttgACAGAACCTATCCCTCTGATTTCACTGAAGTTGTACATGCCTGTCAGCAGAATGACATTCTTCCAACATTAAGCTGAACTGACACAGGCTATGACTAGTATGACAGCAATACggttaaaactcactcactcactcactcactcacattattgTGACATTATTCAGAAGTCCTCTACATTAACTGTCAAATACCTGACTCTAATTTACACTTTAACAATCTCACAGGCAGCTTCCCATAAATCATCCTGAAAACACAAACTCTGTTATGATATGATTGTAAAATTAGTTGAAGGACTGGCGTACAAAGTTGAAGGAGAATTGGCTATGCTCTATGCTGCTTTCCATAAAAATGAGACTGCAATATTCCGAGAGCTCGTCAAAGGGAGGAGGCCACATTACCAGCCCATCAACCTTCTTGCACATGCTCATCAAAAGGTGAATGAACTTGAACACATACCATGGTGTCTCATTTTAACCCATTTGAACAGTTCCCATTGATGCCATAACACAAATGCCATGTGAAAAGAAACAAAGTTGATTTGAGTAATAAAGCCCACATATGTATAAATCCTGAGTCAGAACTCCCACAAATACAACTAGATCTACACATTATTATACAGCATCCTTCATGTCAATTTTAAACTGCCAATACACTGAAAGATCACTCCAGCTTTTCCCATACAGTATACAGCCTATTCTAAATTGAGATTAAAGTCTTGTGTGCGTGATTCGTCTTTCTATTTAACATGGAAACGCAAAACGCTGATACAGCACATTCCTTCAGAGGTCATTTAGCATACCTGGGCCATGATCTGTGATTATATCGCCAGCTCTAGGGCCAGTGCTCACCTTAGCTCTCACTCTAACCCACCCTGGGCGGGGCAGTTTGAGGTTCTTGTTGGTGTACGGTTACCCTTGATTATACAAGAGTCTGTGTTAAATTGAGCTTTACAAATGTATAATGTCATGGTTACATGTAGAATGTGTGGCATCTGATGGAGACAACTCAGGTAACTCACATCAAAGGTAAAGCTGGGTTAGGTCAGTGCACACAGGTAAATGAGGAATTTCATTAACATTTGACAAGGGCCATTCATCAAAACAATCTCACCTTTAATCAGAAAAATGAACTGTTGTAAGGAACTTGCATTTATTGGTGCTCATTAAGCTTTGAGTTTCACCATACAATGTCTACAACTGATTGAGTGGTGTtagtgcaaaaacaacaaagagaaaaagaaaaaaaagatcaACAGATAGTTTGAAATCTCCAGTGTATACTAcccattagactaacagctagtctctgaaatgaacatattttactgaaaaaacgtccatagtgaaaaaaaataatataatgaaatggagccctgagactttcttcattttaagctatggaatctagacttgccacattttctagacttgcgcaggctttcttggatatttatacttcaggttctgtacgacagactaactacccatcaaaagtttagactcattagtgtaaatgtcaccacttacttcaggcaactgttctacACTAGAttatgcaaaatattccatactgtttaaaggtaccgTTCACTCATGAACTGAAGTATCGCAAAATAGATTCATAATGtagaaaagattattgtcacgAATTCTGTGTTGGGCAGATTAATATGAAaagattttatttgtttttcatgttcGATATTTCTGAGGTTCTGAATGACAAGTCATTCTAAGTTTTCTATGCATAAAACCCCTTCACCTTAGTTCAGTGTGGCTTGGATGTTGAATCTCACCTGTGATTCACAAAGCAAGAATGTTACTAATGTATTGTTATTGTGAGAGGTGTACTGCCTGATTGTATGCTGTGATAGACAACCCACTAATGCATAACTATTGTACTATACTTAATGGGGAATTATGGATGAATACACTATACCTTATCTGTCTCGCTCTTGTGCATATCCTAGATAGTGGGATTTCTCACTGCCTGAACATGATGTGGTGATAATATCTACCACAAAACATCCAGTCAACCAGGCACTTGTATTCAGGTTTCAATGGAGAATAAT
The nucleotide sequence above comes from Haliotis asinina isolate JCU_RB_2024 chromosome 5, JCU_Hal_asi_v2, whole genome shotgun sequence. Encoded proteins:
- the LOC137283892 gene encoding glutamic acid-rich protein-like encodes the protein MNQKKNKYQEKKYQKRKNQKKKYQEGKKHQRQKGEISEKTSEEAREGELQEKKHQEKKHEKEHQKETHKKEKHQEKKHQKKHQKEKHQEKKHQKKKHQREKHQKEKHQKEKHQEKKHQEKHQKEKNQKKQQREKYQEKKHQEEHQKEKHQKEKHQEKKHQREKH